One segment of Papaver somniferum cultivar HN1 unplaced genomic scaffold, ASM357369v1 unplaced-scaffold_81, whole genome shotgun sequence DNA contains the following:
- the LOC113345244 gene encoding F-box/kelch-repeat protein At3g06240-like, whose translation MAREVNSKDDICGYGCGYDYKADDYKLVRVVIDWDSECSHVDVYTSVSNSWKITKSIPYHLDYQGALYFGLLFNGALHWLAHTFGKDSYILVCFDVVSEGFKEVAMPISPIPYPEEDMFHVSVGELGECPCLVFHVRVDVWMMQEYGVGKSWTKSFSITEECIP comes from the coding sequence ATGGCAAGAGAAGTAAACAGTAAGGATGACATATGTGGGTATGGATGCGGTTATGATTACAAAGCTGACGATTACAAATTGGTCAGGGTTGTGATTGACTGGGATTCAGAGTGTTCTCATGTTGATGTCTATACATCAGTATCAAATTCGTGGAAAATCACTAAAAGCATACCTTACCATCTTGATTATCAAGGAGCATTATATTTTGGCCTGCTCTttaatggagctcttcattggctTGCGCATACCTTTGGAAAAGACTCCTATATACTGGTCTGTTTTGATGTTGTCAGTGAAGGATTCAAGGAGGTAGCAATGCCAATTTCACCTATCCCGTATCCAGAAGAAGATATGTTCCATGTAAGTGTGGGAGAACTGGGAGAGTGTCCATGTTTAGTTTTTCATGTCCGGGTAGATGTATGGATGATGCAAGAGTATGGAGTGGGAAAATCTTGGACTAAAAGTTTCTCCATTACCGAAGAGTGTATTCCTTGA